The Caldivirga sp. genome contains the following window.
TAACTTATTAGTGACAGTTATGTCGATTAACTTGAATGAAATCTCAAGGGCCAGGGTTAAGGAGGCTATGGCGGAGGCTGAGTTGACTGAGTAGTTTCTAGAGAGGGAACCAAACCCCAACTCCAACTAGAGCATTTAAACCCAACCTAACCTTAAAAGGTGAGGTTTACTGTTCACATTATCACTAAACCATATACCTAACGTGAGTCTGTACTTAATATTGAAAGTCCTCCATTCCCTTTAGGGCGCGGTAATTTTACCGTAATTAAACCCTAACCATTACGTGGGGGTTAGCCTTGAATCCTTATGTTCCTGTATCTGAACCACTCTTACTGATTGAGGATAAGGTTGAACCGTACATTAACCTATGAACCTCACTGAGTAGCGTTATAAGGGTCTCCAGAACCATCTTCTTATTTACCGCTATTAATGGAACAATCTTAATCTCAGGCTTAACGCCTAGTACTGTTCTAACATCATTGAGGCTTACCTTAGCTATGTCCTGCTTATTAGCGGCAATAATGTGAGGCGTGTTGGGGAATGTACTTGTGAAGTAATTATACATGAATACGGCTGCCTTAACCGATTCAAGCGATGATGAGTCAACCATGAATATGTATGCATGCATACCCCTTGCAACTATCCTCCAAAGGAAACTGAACCTCTCTTGCCCTGGTACACCAAATAAGTGAACAACAATATCATTAACTCTTAACTTACCGTAGTCGAAGGCGACGGTGGTGCTTTTACCAACACTGGGTACGTCGGTTTCAATAGGCACTACTTCACTCAAGGTTTTAACGAAGGTTGTCTTACCTGCACCATAGGGTCCAGCTATCACCAGCTTAAATACCTTAGCCAAACTCAATCACCCTTAACCTCAAGTTCACTTAGCTTACTTCTGAAGTAATCAATCAACATTAGTATATCCTCCTCAGTGATTTCATCACCCTCCACTGTAACAGCAGGCTCAATGGCCTTAGCCTTACCCATTAATTCCCTACTAATCCTAATTACCCTATCAACATACTTATTAAGCAGGTTTAATGCACCCTCCATTACATGGGGTTCAGTTAGGAAGATTACTGTTAATTCATCATTTTTAACAGCGTAGACGTATACATCACTTGATTTAACCTTAACTTGACTAATCCTATTAACCTTATTAATGAATACTACTAGCGATGTTATAAGTGGTTTCAAGTCGCCAGGTAATTCACTCGCAAACACAATGTCATTATTGCTGAAAACCAGCACGCCAAGTATGCTAATGCCTAATTCCTCTGCAATAACCTTAACTATTGAGTTCGGGTCAACGGCATTTGTTCCCATTAAGCCAGAGACCATATGGTTGAGTAGTATATATGTTTTCCGCATCATATTGCATTAATGACTATATGTTTATATTTAATCCAAGTGAAATGACGTCTAGCTGAGGGGATATAGAATCCTAAGACTCCTTAGGGACATTAAGTATGCTTAAAATATCATTAACAGTTAATTCATTAAGTATCTTTACTTGGCCACGGTTAAGCATTACCCAGCCCCTATCAGTCCTGTAGAATTTAGCATCAACCTCACCAGTGATTATTATCTTGCTTACTGACTTAATGAAGTTATTAACTAAAATTAACACTGATTCCAAGTCACCATCCTTAACCTCAACCTCAGCATCATACTCAAGTACCCCAGTGAAGCCATTATTTCTCCTAGCAATTAATAGCCTAAACATCCTGCCATCAGTAATAACGTAAGTTACTTTCACTGAACTTTGAGGTAAGGCCTAGTTTTAACCTTTACGCCCATAACGTATTAATCTAACTTCTGCCTAATTCCTTTAATATTAAAGTAATCAATATGTGCTACTAATATCGATAATATACTTAAAATACACATTACGAACCGTAATACTTTAAAGGAAGCTAGAAACTACTAGCATCATGAAGAATAGGGGAATAGTCTTAGGCGCTAGTGTACTGGCGTTAACACTACTTATGCTGGTGCTTTCACTATCAACCGCTAAACTGGTAGTGTTTTCACATCAAATGATTAAGGTAAGTCAAGTCAATGGGCAGGTTGCTAGTTTAAACTGGGCTGGTTACGTTGTTCCCGCTAATAAGTACACTGTAACTAGTGTAGCTGGCTCATTCATAGTCCCTAGCCTAACATGCAGTAAGCAGACTACTTACGTTGCATTGTGGGCTG
Protein-coding sequences here:
- a CDS encoding ATP/GTP-binding protein, coding for MAKVFKLVIAGPYGAGKTTFVKTLSEVVPIETDVPSVGKSTTVAFDYGKLRVNDIVVHLFGVPGQERFSFLWRIVARGMHAYIFMVDSSSLESVKAAVFMYNYFTSTFPNTPHIIAANKQDIAKVSLNDVRTVLGVKPEIKIVPLIAVNKKMVLETLITLLSEVHRLMYGSTLSSISKSGSDTGT